In Hippoglossus hippoglossus isolate fHipHip1 chromosome 24, fHipHip1.pri, whole genome shotgun sequence, a single genomic region encodes these proteins:
- the LOC117758262 gene encoding EF-hand domain-containing protein 1-like, protein MSWYWNSHGLPFLPGNTFRDVTKSAFHRAQTLHYKNGFPLPHRPGDAIGQDPLRSEQLIQQKINKLTLMTPDVRFGSLYQIPPEGFVPSHVALDKKVLRFYAHFKEDVLFSPDEVYRVRPVMIYYYLEDDSMLLYEPRVKNSGLLQGKRLKRQRVPKNERGEHYHYKDLNLGIDLDVYGVKYRITHCDEFTKEFFESEGIALNDPQPMPVDPYTKGQIIPQPCHITPSEFDPTHQFLTMDGKVLCFFALWDDNHRLYRETRTVIIHYYLADDTVEIREVHEQNSGRDPFPVVMHRQRLPKQLKPRPFPSCVLEVSKHEVDEYFSPKDFQVGQTVKLLARSFLLYDCDGFTKEYFQTNHPDMEMKPIKVPKKVDMYHNRKRYVPPYNGFGSLEDSLQNCLSLVPKPPRKNVMKMLENNLKELRYSATLKSKYPVDESRCFILTYYLSNDMISIYEKPARNSGMISGKFLEKTRIPKPGSNLENLEFYSPADFAIGATVEVFGHRFLLTDADQYVLTYLESISSQIPSQTLDSVRQKLGEGAANNQPGDQDG, encoded by the exons ATGTCTTGGTACTGGAACAGCCACGGATTACCGTTCTTACCTGGAAACACTTTTCGAGATGTCACG AAGTCTGCCTTCCATCGAGCACAGACTCTCCACTACAAGAACGGCTTCCCTCTGCCCCATCGCCCCGGTGATGCCATCGGACAGGATCCTCTTCGGTCAGAGCagctgatccagcagaagatcAACAAGTTGACCTTGATGACACCGGACGTGAGGTTTGGATCCCTTTACCAGATCCCACCTGAAGGGTTCGTACCATCTCACGTGGCCTTAGACAAGAAG GTTCTGCGCTTCTATGCACACTTTAAGGAGGACGTCCTGTTTTCACCTGACGAGGTGTACCGCGTGCGCCCTGTGATGATATACTACTACCTAGAGGATGACAGCATGCTCCTCTATGAGCCCAGAGTGAAGAACTCTGGGTTACTGCAGGGGAAACGGTTGAAACGGCAGCGTGTGCCCAAGAATGAACGTGGAGAGCATTACCATTATAAAGACCTCAACCTTGGCATAGACCTGGATGTGTATGGGGTCAAGTACCGCATCACACACTGTGATGAGTTTACAAAG GAATTCTTTGAAAGTGAGGGAATTGCTTTGAACGACCCTCAGCCGATGCCAGTTGACCCTTACACCAAAGGACAAATAATCCCTCAGCCTTGCCACATCACGCCCTCAGAATTCGACCCCACACACCAGTTTCTCACTATGGACGGCAAG GTGCTGTGTTTCTTCGCCCTGTGGGATGACAATCACCGTCTGTACAGGGAAACCAGGACCGTTATCATCCACTATTACCTTGCAGACGACACAGTGGAGATCAGAGAGGTCCATGAACAAAACAGCGGTCGTGATCCCTTCCCGGTCGTGATGCACCGACAGAGGCTGCCCAAGCAACTCAAACCAC GGCCCTTCCCCAGCTGTGTGCTGGAGGTCTCAAAGCATGAGGTGGACGAGTACTTCTCACCCAAAGACTTCCAGGTGGGTCAAACAGTGAAGCTGCTGGCCCGTTCCTTCTTGCTCTATGACTGCGATGGCTTCACTAAAGAGTATTTCCAGACCAACCACCCTGACATGGAGATGAAACCCATTAAAGTACCAAAGAAGGTTGACATGTATCACAACAGGAAGAGG TACGTTCCTCCCTACAATGGGTTTGGTTCACTTGAAGATTCTCTCCAGAATTGTTTGTCTCTGGTTCCCAAGCCTCCGAGGAAGAATGTGATGAAGATGCTGGAGAACAACCTCAAAGAGTTGCGCTACAGTGCCACACTG AAGTCAAAGTATCCCGTAGACGAATCCCGGTGTTTCATTCTGACCTACTACCTGTCCAACGACATGATCAGCATTTATGAGAAGCCCGCTCGCAACTCAGGTATGATCAGTGGCAAGTTCCTGGAAAAGACGCGCATCCCCAAGCCGGGCTCTAATCTGGAGAATCTGGAGTTCTACTCACCTGCAGACTTTGCTATTGGAGCCACTGTGGAGG TTTTCGGCCACCGCTTTCTGCTGACCGATGCCGACCAATACGTCCTTACATACCTGGAGTCCATATCAAGCCAGATCCCTTCTCAGACGCTGGACTCTGTGCGTCAGAAGCTGGGTGAAGGGGCAGCGAATAACCAGCCAGGTGACCAAGATGGTTAA
- the LOC117758595 gene encoding EF-hand domain-containing protein 1-like, producing the protein MSWNWNSHGLPFLPGYTFRDVTKSAFHRSQTLNYKNGFPLPRRPTVGIGQDPLLSEQLIQEEVNKLTFTTPDVRFESLYKIPPQEFVPAHVALDKKVLRFYAYFQEDVLFSPDEVYRVRPVMIYFYLEDDSMLLYEPTVENSGLAQGKRLKRQRVPKNERGEHYQYKDLNLGIDLDVYGVKYHITDCDEFTQEFMESEGIVLNDPQPMPVDPYSKRREIPEPSHTTPSDFDPYHQFLTMDGKVLCFFALWDDADSLYKETRTVTIHYFLADDTVEIREVHEPNSGRDPFPVVMRRQRLPKQLKPRPFPSCVLEVSKHEVDEYFSPKDFQLGHTVKLLGRPFLLYDCDGFTQEYFQTNHPDMEMKPIEVPKKVDVHQDRKREVPPYNGFGSLEDSLQNCLSLIPEPPRKNVMKMLENNLKVLRYGATMDSQNPSDEGRHFVMSYFLSNDMISIFEKPTRNSGIISGKFLEKTRIPKPGSTVDDPEFYSPADFAIGATVEVFGHRFVLTDADQYVLTYLESISSQIPSQTLDSVRQKLGEGAENNQPGDEVEEMPRDASEG; encoded by the exons ATGTCTTGGAACTGGAACAGCCACGGATTACCTTTCTTACCTGGATACACTTTCCGGGATGTGACG AAGTCTGCCTTCCATCGATCACAGACTCTCAACTACAAGAACGGCTTCCCTCTGCCCCGTCGCCCCACTGTCGGCATCGGACAGGATCCTCTTCTGTCAGAGCAGCTGATCCAGGAGGAAGTCAACAAGCTGACCTTCACGACACCAGACGTGAGGTTTGAATCCCTTTACAAGATCCCACCTCAAGAGTTCGTACCAGCTCACGTGGCCTTAGACAAGAAG GTGCTGCGCTTCTATGCATACTTTCAGGAGGACGTCCTGTTTTCACCTGACGAGGTGTACCGCGTGCGCCCTGTGATGATATACTTCTACCTAGAGGATGACAGCATGCTCCTCTATGAGCCCACAGTGGAGAACTCTGGGTTAGCGCAGGGGAAACGGCTGAAACGGCAGCGTGTGCCCAAGAATGAACGTGGAGAGCATTACCAGTATAAAGACCTCAACCTTGGCATAGACCTGGATGTGTATGGGGTCAAGTACCACATCACAGACTGTGATGAGTTTACACAG GAGTTCATGGAAAGTGAGGGCATTGTTTTGAACGACCCTCAGCCGATGCCAGTTGACCCTTACAGCAAAAGGCGCGAAATCCCTGAGCCTTCCCACACCACACCCTCCGATTTCGACCCCTACCACCAGTTTCTCACTATGGACGGCAAG GTGCTGTGTTTCTTCGCCCTGTGGGATGACGCTGACTCACTGTACAAAGAAACCAGGACCGTTACCATCCACTATTTCCTTGCGGATGACACGGTGGAGATCAGAGAGGTCCACGAACCCAACAGCGGTCGTGATCCCTTCCCGGTCGTGATGCGCCGACAGAGGCTGCCCAAGCAACTCAAACCAC GGCCCTTCCCCAGCTGTGTGCTGGAGGTCTCAAAGCATGAGGTGGACGAGTACTTCTCACCCAAAGACTTCCAGCTGGGTCACACAGTGAAGCTGCTGGGTCGTCCCTTCTTGCTCTATGACTGCGATGGCTTCACTCAAGAGTATTTCCAGACCAACCACCCTGACATGGAGATGAAACCCATTGAAGTTCCAAAGAAGGTTGACGTGCATCAGGACAGGAAGAGG GAGGTTCCTCCCTACAATGGCTTTGGTTCACTTGAAGATTCTCTCCAGAATTGTTTGTCTCTGATTCCAGAGCCTCCGAGGAAGAATGTGATGAAGATGCTGGAGAACAACCTCAAAGTGTTGCGCTACGGTGCCACAATG GACTCACAGAATCCGTCAGACGAAGGCCGACATTTTGTTATGTCCTACTTCCTGTCCAACGACATGATCAGTATTTTTGAGAAGCCCACTCGCAACTCGGGGATCATCAGTGGCAAGTTCCTGGAAAAGACGCGTATCCCCAAGCCGGGCTCTACTGTGGATGATCCTGAGTTCTACTCACCTGCAGACTTTGCTATTGGAGCCACTGTGGAGG TTTTCGGCCACCGCTTTGTGCTGACCGATGCCGACCAATACGTCCTTACATACCTGGAGTCCATATCAAGCCAGATCCCTTCTCAGACGCTGGACTCTGTGCGTCAGAAGCTGGGTGAAGGGGCAGAGAATAACCAGCCAG gtGATGAAGTAGAGGAGATGCCTCGTGATGCCAGTGAAGGCTAG